The Streptomyces sp. NBC_00454 DNA segment ACGGCGGCCGTACCTTCACCACGCTCACCACGGTGCAGTCCGCCTCCGCCCTCGGCTTCGGCAAGGCCGCGCCCGGCGCCGCCTACCAGGCCCTGTACCTGATCGGTACCGTCAAGGACGTCACCGGAGTCTTCCGCTCCACCGACAAGGGCGCCACCTGGCTCCGCATCAACGACGACGCCCACCAGTGGGGCAACTTCGCAGGCCTCGGCATCGTCACCGGCGATCCCGACACCTACGGCCGCGTCTACATCGGCACCAACGGACGCGGTCTCCAGTACGGCGACCCTTCCTGATCCCGACGCCCTAGCGGGGCCGCAGGCACTACGGCCTGCGGCCCCGCCATGGCTGACGGAACGTGCTTCGTCTCCACCGGGGGTCTGCCCGGGCGGCTACGGCCGTGGCGTGGTGAAGTCGCCCCAGACCGCGAGGGCGCCGCGGGGACCGTTGGCGTCGACGCGGTAGCCGTCGTGGTTGGACTCACGGTCACCGGCGGCGTGGTTGTACTGGCCGGCGAAGACATGCTGTCCGGCCGGCACCGTACGGCCCGGCTTGAGGATCCAGCGGTAGACCACCGCTCCGCCCTCGTTCTGCACGGTGACGGTGAAATCCTCGGCCGGCATCGTCCGCCAGCTGCCGGTGCTCTGCACCGCTCCGGTCTGCGCGATGCGCAGTTCCACGGTGAGTGCGGTGAGCGGCTGCGTGGACTTGAGGGTGACGTTGCTCTGCGCCCAGAAGCTGTTGTTGTTCGAGCCCAGGGCGCCGGCCGACGACAGAGGCCCGTCCTCGAGGTGCGCGCTGCCGGGCGGGGTCGAGCCCGCGGGCCTCGACGCCGAAGGGCTGGGGCCCGTCGGGGACGAACGCTCCGGCGTGGTTGGGCGGCCGGTGGCGGGCGCCGACGGCGTCGACGGTGTCGGCCGGGGCTTCCCGGACGGCGTCGACGGCGCGGCGGGGGTGGCCGAGACCTCCGGCCGGGCCGGCGGCGACTGGACCATGGCGGCGACGGCGAAACCACCGACAGCCAGGGTGCCGACCGCGGTGAGGGAGGCGAGCGCGACCCTGGGCCAGGGCCTCGCGCCGGACCGCTCGCGGTGGCGGGCGGGGGCGCCGGACATGCCGCGTTCCACGCGTGCCAGGATCCGGGCGCGGTCGGGCTGGTGGGCCTCGGCGGCTGCGCGCAGCCGCTCGGCGAGCTCCTCGTTCAACGACTCCTCCTCCCCGCCAGAAGTTCCCCGGCTGATCCCGTGCTGTCCAGCATCCGTTCCAGTTCGGCCATACCCTTCGAGGTCTGGCTCTTTACCGTACCGACCGATATACCGAGCGCCAGCGCGGTGTCCTTCTCCGACAGGTCGAAGGCGTGCCGCAGGACCACACACGTCCGCTTGCGGAACGGCAACCGGGCGAGAGCCGTCCGCACGTCCACCACGGTGGCCACGTCCGGACCGTCCAACGGCTCCGCGCCACGGGACCAGAACAGGGCGATCCGGCGGCGCTCGCGCACCGTGCTGCGGATCCGTGACCGTGCCAGGTTGGCGACCACGCCACGGGCGTAGGCGAGTGGGTGCTCGGCCTGGCGCAGCCGGTCCCAGCGCTGCCACAGTGCGGTCAGGGCGTCCGCGGCCAGATCGTCCGCGCCGTCCGTCTCGCCCGTCAGGAGATGGGCGAACCGGGCGAGTTCCGCGTAGTGGCGTTCGAAGAAGTCGTGGAACTCCGCGGACGCGTCATCGAGGACCATGTCCGACGGTCGCCCCTTTCGCAAATGTGTGCGCTAACATCCGGGCGGCAGCGTATCAGCGCCCGGTAC contains these protein-coding regions:
- a CDS encoding SigE family RNA polymerase sigma factor codes for the protein MVLDDASAEFHDFFERHYAELARFAHLLTGETDGADDLAADALTALWQRWDRLRQAEHPLAYARGVVANLARSRIRSTVRERRRIALFWSRGAEPLDGPDVATVVDVRTALARLPFRKRTCVVLRHAFDLSEKDTALALGISVGTVKSQTSKGMAELERMLDSTGSAGELLAGRRSR